A segment of the Sphingobacterium oryzagri genome:
GGCAACTCGACAAAATCCCAGAAAACTGATGTTCCCGATAAATTCGGGTAGGTCGTGTCTGCCAACATGCCATGCAACGCGTGGCCAAACTCATGAAAAAGCGTTGTTACCTCGTTAAAGGTCAACAAAGATGGTTTGGTTGCCGTTGGTTTGGTAAAATTACAAACGATGGAAACATGCGGACGTTCGTCGAGACCGTCTTTTTTAAACTGCGGTTTGAAAGAGGTCATCCAAGCACCATTCCTTTTGCCTTTACGTGGAAAGAAATCAGCGTAAAAAATCGCGACAAGCTGTGCCTGTGCATCCGTCACTTCAAAGGTTTGTACCTCCTCGTGATATTTATCGATGTTATGCACCTCCGTAAAGTGCAGGCCAAATAATTTGTGTGCTACAGTAAATGCACCTTGCAACACTTTTTCCAGCTTAAAATACGGTTTCAGCAGTTCGTCATCCAGGTGAAACTTCGCTTGTTTTAATTTTTCGCTGTAATAGGCGCCATCCCATTTTTCCAATTGCTCCAAGCCATCTAATTTTCTGGCAAAAGCGCTAAGTTCTTCAAATTCTTCCGTTGCTGCAGGTTTTGCTTTGGCCAGTAAATCTTCCAGAAAAGCATGTACCTTTTCTGGTTGTTGCGCCATGCGTTCTTCCAGTACAAAATGCGCGTGGCTGCTGTAACCCAAAAGTTGAGCACGTTCGAAACGCAAACTGGCGATCGCGAGCACATGCCCGCTGTTGTTATATTCGTTATTTTGAAAAGCTTTACGGCCAGCTGCAAGACTGATTTCTTTGCGCAGCGCACGATTATCGGCGTAGGTCACGAAGGGAATATAGCTCGGGTAGTCTAATGTAAATATCCAACCCTCTTTCTCCAACGATTCAGCGAGACCTCGAGCTGCTTCGATGGTGCCCTCAGGTAGGCCAGCCAGATCCTGCTCATCGGTGATATGTAATTGGTAGGCATTTGTTTCAGCTAGGATATTTTCGCCAAATTTTAGCTTGATTACCGCTAGCTCCGCATCAATTTTTCGCAGTCTTTCTTTCTTTTCTTCATCTAGCAAAGCGCCATTTCGTACAAAACCTTTGTATGATTTGTCTAGCAATGTCTGTTGTTCTGCTGTGAGATCTAACGTTTCCTTGCGGGCGTAAACCGCTTTCACTTTATCGAATAAAGCCAGATTGAGATTGATGTCGTTAGCCAGTTCGGATAGCTTAGGCGCCACCTCCTGGGCAATTTTATCAAGTTGATCATTCGTTTCAGCCGAGTGCAGGTTAAAAAAAATGGATGATAAGCGGTCCAGCTCCATTCCGGAATAAGCTAAGGCTTCAACGCTATTGGCAAAATCCGGCGTAGCCGGGTTATCTACAATTTCCTGAATCTCGATTTTGGCTTTCGCTATGGCTTGCTCAAAAGCAGGAAGGTAATCTTCTGTATGTATCTGTGAAAACGGTGCGGTATCGTGCACCGTATCAAACTGTTTGTTGAATATACGCATAAGCATAAAAATACGGTTTTCAGCGTAAATATGCAGCATTTATGTTTGTCGCCTAAAATCTATCGGGCTTACACCCGTTTGACTTTTAAAAAAATTGGAAAAGCTGGCGTGATCGTAAAAACCCAAGTCATAGGCTATTTGTTTCGCGCTTCGATCCGAAATTTTTAACAGCCTCTTTGCTTCCAGCAGGATGCGGTCTTGTATAATTTTAGATGCAGACCAGGCCGTATATTTTTTGCACAAGACATTTAAGTAGTTTGCTGAAATATGCAACTTCGCTGCATAGAAAGATACTGCCCGTGCTGTACGATAGTTATCTTCCACCAGTTGGATAAACTTGCTCACCACAGGGTGACGCTGTATGTTGTTATGCTCCTTTTCTTCGTGTTCCATAAAACGGCTCATTGTCAGACCGATAATTTGGCAACGCAGGTAAATCAGTTCGTCGTAGGTCGGCTTAAGCTGCAGTTCATCTTGGATGGCTTGAAATTCGTGTACTAATGTGTCGACAAGTTTTTCGGGAATATCAAAAACGGCGCGCTGCTGCTGATGACTTATGGGGAGACGATACCAAGGTGACAGTTGTGCAAATAATTTCCGACTGAGCATCAATTGGTAAATTAAGCTGTCGCCTGAAAAGTGCCATTGGTGTACCTGATGAGATAAAACCACGTGAAGTTGATTTTTGCGAACGGTATAGTCGGTAAAATCTACCGAATGCACACCACTTCCTTTTTTGACGAGCATGATAATGAAAAAATCGTGCTTATGGGCGCTTTCAATATGTTGCTCGCCACGCAGCAGGTGAAAAAGTAATGGGCTATTACCGCTGTCAACGGGGGTAAAGCGATCCATCGCGAGCGTTGGAAAATCGGAAAATTGATTTGGGTATACACGTTGTTTTTTCATGCCTGTGCAGCGCCTATTATTACCCAATGCATGCATACATCCAACACGGGTAGGCATGGATCATGTCGTCTGCTGTAGCAGTCGTCACCGGGAAAGCTGCTGAAAGTTACATAAAATTGAAATAATAAAATAAAATCTACAAAGTTAGTAGACTTTGTCAAAAGTATTTATATATTTGTTTTGTCGTTACAATTGGCGTTGGCAACGAAAAGAGAAAGAACTAATCTGATAACAACAAGTATGAACAACAAGTACAACACCTGGTCGTCTAAACGGACCAAAAAGACAAAAATGGCTTTTCTTTCTACATCTTATTCTATCATGCGAATGTGTCGATAAAGGCTTACGGCCTGGGCGCCAGATTATGGTCTGCGCCTATCGATTTTTATTCTTATCAGGTATGCTAATGGCGTTGGCACTTGAATTCGTGTGACTATTAAAAAGAAAGAAAAATGAAAAACTGTAGCGTACGGCGGTACACTATCCTCACGTTATTTTTCCTGACGTATTACATCTCCAGTAAAGCGCAGGAAACCAAACCGATCATCAATGCCTCCTTAACGGGTACGGTGATCGATGCAACAACAAAAGAACCGATCGAAGGCGTAACCGTACAATTGGAGGCGGTAACCCACAGTGTAAAAACCGACGGCGATGGTCGGTTTCAATTCGTTACCGGTCAAAAATTACCGTTTACCTTAATCTTAAGCTTCGTCGGTTACCAAAAAAAGCAATTGGTGGTCAATACCTCACCTGCCATTATCGAGCTCGATCCTTCTTCCGAAGATTTGGATGAAGTGGTGGTGGTGGGTTACGGAACGCAAAAACGGCGTGACTTGACAGGATCAGTCGCTTCTCTACCCGAAGCACTGCTTAAGCAGCCTGTAGCTTCGCTGGATCAAACATTAAAAGGTGGAATATCAGGTGTTCAGGTAACGCAAACTTCTGGCCAGCCGGGCGGCGGCGTAAGCGTACGTATTCGAGGTGGCGCGTCCATACAAGGCGGAAATGAGCCTTTGTACGTCATTGATGGCTTCCCGGTGTATAATCAAACGGAAAGTACCGGCGTGGGAAGTGGTACACCTGTTAACCCTCTGGCTAGCATCAATCCTGCAGATATTGAGAATATTGAAGTGCTTAAAGACGCAGCTGCGACAGCAATCTACGGATCGCGCGGTGCAAATGGTGTGGTGCTGGTGACTACAAAAAAGGGAAAGGCTGGTAGAGCGCAACTGAACTATGATGGGAGCGTAGGGACACAGGAGGTTTTAAAAACTATCGATGTGTTAAATGCCCGTGATTTTGCTGTTTTGCGTAATGAAGCGCTTTACGATGCATATCCGGCACAAGGGCCATTTCAGTATCGGTCGCAGACAGCGATAGATCAATTGGGCGAAGGCACCGATTGGCAAAAAGCCGCTTTTCGAACAGGACGGGTACAAAATCATCAATTATCGCTTAGCGGAGGTGCTGAAAAAGTACAATATTATCTGGGCGGAAATTATTTCGACCAAGAGGGCGTGATTATCAATACCAACTTTAGGCGTTTTGGATTTCGCTCCAATGTGCAGGCAAA
Coding sequences within it:
- a CDS encoding helix-turn-helix domain-containing protein; protein product: MKKQRVYPNQFSDFPTLAMDRFTPVDSGNSPLLFHLLRGEQHIESAHKHDFFIIMLVKKGSGVHSVDFTDYTVRKNQLHVVLSHQVHQWHFSGDSLIYQLMLSRKLFAQLSPWYRLPISHQQQRAVFDIPEKLVDTLVHEFQAIQDELQLKPTYDELIYLRCQIIGLTMSRFMEHEEKEHNNIQRHPVVSKFIQLVEDNYRTARAVSFYAAKLHISANYLNVLCKKYTAWSASKIIQDRILLEAKRLLKISDRSAKQIAYDLGFYDHASFSNFFKSQTGVSPIDFRRQT
- a CDS encoding M3 family metallopeptidase encodes the protein MRIFNKQFDTVHDTAPFSQIHTEDYLPAFEQAIAKAKIEIQEIVDNPATPDFANSVEALAYSGMELDRLSSIFFNLHSAETNDQLDKIAQEVAPKLSELANDINLNLALFDKVKAVYARKETLDLTAEQQTLLDKSYKGFVRNGALLDEEKKERLRKIDAELAVIKLKFGENILAETNAYQLHITDEQDLAGLPEGTIEAARGLAESLEKEGWIFTLDYPSYIPFVTYADNRALRKEISLAAGRKAFQNNEYNNSGHVLAIASLRFERAQLLGYSSHAHFVLEERMAQQPEKVHAFLEDLLAKAKPAATEEFEELSAFARKLDGLEQLEKWDGAYYSEKLKQAKFHLDDELLKPYFKLEKVLQGAFTVAHKLFGLHFTEVHNIDKYHEEVQTFEVTDAQAQLVAIFYADFFPRKGKRNGAWMTSFKPQFKKDGLDERPHVSIVCNFTKPTATKPSLLTFNEVTTLFHEFGHALHGMLADTTYPNLSGTSVFWDFVELPSQIMENWCYEKEALALFARHYETNAAIPMELVEKIKASASFMEGMATLRQLSFALLDMGWHAADPTGIQDVKAFEQACFASTQFYPDVQENAMSPSFAHIFNGGYSSGYYSYKWAEVLDADAFAYFQEKGIFDPEVADKFKKHILSQGGSEHPMILYKRFRGKEPAVDALLIRAGLLKP